In Plasmodium brasilianum strain Bolivian I chromosome 12, whole genome shotgun sequence, the genomic window gtatgaattctattgttttaaatatttttacctttttttatttcataattttttataatatgcataaattttttttgtgttaattattttatatggaTATATGCTATCTATAaacaaatgtatgtatatgtataatatttatatgcatatatgatTGAATAGGGAAGAATGAGAAAActtctttgttttattactttGCACgtactttattttgttaaaatgtaattttaaaatacttgTTTTAACAGTTTtgttgtatttatataataaccAATATGATATTgtagattttatttttttagttttacataaaaaaaatatgttttattttttactcttCCTTGtcttatgttatatatatatttttaaacattcAGAAGAGAAAgaattataacatattttaaacatacatatatgtacttgtatatatatatatatatatatatatataacatattagaaataaatatgtacaggttttatgcttattttttgcttttctaTCTTTATGTAGTATAGTATATTTCTGTTTCTTTGGCAAACAccatttttgttaattttttagtaaataaaacaaatagaacaaaatataaaacagagcgacaaaataataaaacgaaGTATAAAACAGAGTAACCGATGAAATCACACTTACGAAATGTACATCATTAGAGtcataaaaaatggaaggagaaaaaataaaatccaacagtatttcaaatttttctgTCACGTATGATAGAGAATCCGGTGTTAACAGCAACAGCGATGACAGAAGTGAAAGTAGTAGTGAAAATGAGTCTAATTCATTTATGAATATGACAAgcgataaaaatgaaaaaacagaaaataaTAGTTTTGCATTAAATAATAGCAGTTTTGTAAACATGAAAGATAGTTTATTAGAGTCGATAGATTTGAGTGTATTAGATTCAAACTTTGATAcgaaaaaagattttttaccaagtaatttttcaaaaaattttaataatttatcaaaagaaaatattagtaataaatatttaaataaatttttaaataaaagtgaTTCGATGTTTATGTCGAAGAGTAAAGACATGAACTTAACGGACgcaagtaataataatgtgaACATATCCGTAAAAAATAAcacgaaaaaagaaatttttatggATGCCGCAACAGCATCTTTAAATGCGAACGAGGAAAATGcaatgaataatttaaaaaagtttacgaatacaaataataatattaatgatacatatgaaaagaaaataatcgAAACCGAGTTAAGTGATTCCAGTGATTTTGAAAACATGGTAGGTGATTTAAGAATCACTTTTATAAATTGGTTAAAGAAGACACAGATGAATTTTATAcgagaaaaagataaattgtTTAAAGACAAAAAGGAATTAGAAATGGAAAGAATACGGTTATACaaagaaattgaaaataGGAAAATTATAGAAGAGCAGAAAATACATGATGAAAGAAAGAAGTTGGACATTGATATATCTAATGgctataaacaaattaaaaaagaaaaagaagaacatAGAAAAAGATTTGATGAAGAAAGATTGAGATTCCTTCAagaaatagataaaataaaattagttcTCTATTTGGAAAAAGAGAAGTATTTtcaagaatataaaaattttgaaaatgataaaaaaaaaattgttgatGCAAATATTGCAACTGAAACTATGATAGATATTAACGTTGGGGGAGCTATTTTTGAAACATCCAGACATACGTTAACTCAACAGAAAGATTCTTTTATAGAAAAACTATTAAGTGGTAGATATCATGTAACAAGAGATAAACAGGGTAGAATATTTTTAGATCGTGATAGTGAATTATttagaattatattaaacTTCTTAAGAAATCCTTTAACTGTTCCAATACCAAAAGATTTGAGTGAAAGTGAAGCATTATTAAAAGAGGCAGAATTTTATggtattaaatttttacccTTCCCATTAGTATTCTGTATAGGTGGTTTTGATGGAgttgaatatttaaattcaaTGGAATTGTTAGATATTAGTCAGCAATGTTGGCGTATGTGTACACCAATGTCCACTAAAAAAGCATATTTCGGTAGTGCAGTTTTAAACAATTTCTTGTATGTATTCGGAGGaaataattatgattatAAAGCATTATTTGAAACAGAAGTGTATGATCGTTTGAGAGATACATGGTTTGTTTCaagtaatttaaatataccaAGAAGAAATAATTGTGGTGTTACATCCAATGGTAGAATTTATTGTATTGGTGGTTATGATGGTTCCTCCATTATACCAAATGTTGAAGCTTATGATCATCGGATGAAAGCATGGGTAGAAATTGCACCTTTAAATACTCCAAGATCTTCATCCATGTGTGTAGCTTTtgacaataaaatatatgttataggTGGAACAAATGGAGAGAGATTAAATTCAATTGAagtatatgaagaaaaaatgaataaatgggAACAATTTCCATATGCATTATTAGAAGCTAGAAGCTCAGGTGCAGCTTTTAATTACTTAAATCAAATATATGTCGTTGGAGGTATTGATAatgaacataatattttagatTCAGTAGAGCAATATCAACCTTTTAATAAAAGATGGCAATTTTTAAATGGTGttccagaaaaaaaaatgaattttggAGCATCTACTTTGTCAGATTCCTATATAATTACAGGAGGAGAAAATGGAGAAGTATTAAATTCGTGTCACTTTTTTTCTCCAGACACAAATGAATGGCAAATTGGGCCTTCTCTGCTTGTTCCAAGATTTGGGCATTCTGTGCTGATAGCCAACATATAAGATTGCTCACATATAACAGGTGCAATTTTTTCGTATATCCACACGCGCACGTATGACCTGCGCATATGTTATACGCGTTATTAGGTAAGTAGTGCATAACGCGAAGGAGTTATACGttcttatatgtatatatatatatatgcgtcgATTCGCACAAAAAAGTGATTGTGTtgtttggaaaaaaaaaaggttattACACTTACCTATTAAGCTATGATTCTATATGTATGGGTGTGTACACCCATGCGGATCCATTTAAAAAGTTGAACGAGATGCCCATGTGAGAAAATGATATCATTcatttgtacatttatatagtGATTTACACTcttcttataaaatattatttatgcaggagagttattattattttttttttaattctatatCCAACCCTTTTATTCGttatttaatacataatttttaatattaaattactgAACTTATAAATTCAGTTTATTCGTTTTTAAGCATTAAAATGGGCTTATTCGTGTATGttctgttattttattttattttattgtatgttttctgttttattgtatttttctttttttttattaacttttaACATCTCCCCAATTTTATCCTATTTTCatgatacatttttttttttttacaaaacatttttgcttaattttttaacctCTTTCATTCCTTATGTTTTAACGAAAACGCTTCCAAGCGGGGAAGACAAttgaaatgtatatatacccatacatatatatatatgtacaattacaaaaagaacaaaatgagCAATTTGGTAAATAGTTAAACCGTAGTTAGTTATAACTGTTCATGAGATGCCATAGATTCCTCAAgtgaaaatagaaaaaaagaaa contains:
- a CDS encoding kelch protein K13 codes for the protein MEGEKIKSNSISNFSVTYDRESGVNSNSDDRSESSSENESNSFMNMTSDKNEKTENNSFALNNSSFVNMKDSLLESIDLSVLDSNFDTKKDFLPSNFSKNFNNLSKENISNKYLNKFLNKSDSMFMSKSKDMNLTDASNNNVNISVKNNTKKEIFMDAATASLNANEENAMNNLKKFTNTNNNINDTYEKKIIETELSDSSDFENMVGDLRITFINWLKKTQMNFIREKDKLFKDKKELEMERIRLYKEIENRKIIEEQKIHDERKKLDIDISNGYKQIKKEKEEHRKRFDEERLRFLQEIDKIKLVLYLEKEKYFQEYKNFENDKKKIVDANIATETMIDINVGGAIFETSRHTLTQQKDSFIEKLLSGRYHVTRDKQGRIFLDRDSELFRIILNFLRNPLTVPIPKDLSESEALLKEAEFYGIKFLPFPLVFCIGGFDGVEYLNSMELLDISQQCWRMCTPMSTKKAYFGSAVLNNFLYVFGGNNYDYKALFETEVYDRLRDTWFVSSNLNIPRRNNCGVTSNGRIYCIGGYDGSSIIPNVEAYDHRMKAWVEIAPLNTPRSSSMCVAFDNKIYVIGGTNGERLNSIEVYEEKMNKWEQFPYALLEARSSGAAFNYLNQIYVVGGIDNEHNILDSVEQYQPFNKRWQFLNGVPEKKMNFGASTLSDSYIITGGENGEVLNSCHFFSPDTNEWQIGPSLLVPRFGHSVLIANI